The Myxococcales bacterium genomic sequence GGAGGGCTTCTATCAGGGTGAGGTCGACGGCATCGTGGGTCCAAAAACCTCGAACGCTTTGCGGGCGTATCAGCGGCAGCAGAATCTGGAGGCCACGGGCAGGCTCGATGCCGAGACGATCCGCCAGCTGGGCGTGAATCTTCCGGGTTCGGAGGTCCAACCGGTCCGGGGTGTCGACCAAGAGGCTGACATGCAGGGGCAAGGACAGGGAGGCAGCTCAGGGACGCGGGACGGCACCCTCGATACAACGCGGCCTTCCGATGGCACACAGCAGCCGCCGATGGAGCGGACATCGCCACCGACGTCTCCTGACGACGACGCCGATGACATGGAGATGACGCCACCTGACCTGGACGGCACGGACCCGGGTACCGGGTCTCCGGGCACGGGCACCGGGGGCGGCATGGACTCGGGTTCGACAGGCGGCGGTTACTGACGAGGCGGTCCGCAGCGTTCGGCGGGTTGCGACGGGCATTAGCCGGTCGTGAGCCATCCCGACGAAGCTGCGGGCCGGCCTCAAAATAGGGCTTCGTTACGGGCCCGGGCCCAACTGTCGAACACGGAGCTGGAGGGGCGTTCGAGTCCAGCCAGGCGGGACAGGGCATAGTCGATGGGTATCGCGAAGCCGAGATCGGGCCCATGGCGCAGAACGAAAGTCATGAGGCCAATCACGTGACCCTCCTCGTCGAACAAGGGTCCGCCTGAGTTGCCCGGATGGATGGGCAAATCCGTTTGAAGGTAGCGAAAGCGGCCGAAGCGTCGGCCGACGAAAGCCAGTCCGCCTTGAGCGACGCTGAAGTTCATGTTGGCCGGGCTACCGATGGTGAACACACGATCGCCCGGTGCACAGCGGGTCACAGATCCCAAAGACGCTGGACGCGCTGCAGGGGGAATCGCGTCGATTTGGAGGAGGGCGAGGTCGGCCGCGATGTCCGTGCTGACGACCTTGGCAGATTGCCACGCTTCGCCTGCGACGCTGACCCGAGGGACGGTGCCAGGCTCGAGCACGTGATTCACGGTCAGCACATGCCCCTGCGGGGAGACGAGTACACCGGCCCCGTAGGAGCGACCCGCGCGGATGCCCACCGCGGCATGCAACGCCCGGGAGATGGGCCGTTCGGTGACGGCGTGCAGCGGTGAGGGCAGCTGGGCGCGCACGTCGTCAGAGGGCGGAGCCGAGGCTTGGCCGGACACGGGGGTGATGGCGAAATCTTCGCGATCGCTCACGGGGGCAGCGTCGCGCCGCTCGGGTGCGTGCTGCCCGATGGCGTAGCCGGTGCCAAGGGCCAGGCCGAGACAAAGCATGTGGGAGGCAAAGCGGGGGAAGAGCAAGGCGACGGTTCCTCAGCGTTGCCAACTGTGAAATACAGGGAGCGCATGTGCACGAGCAAATGCATCACGATGTGCGCTTCGCGGGCTCGTGCGCCCGGACGGCGTCTCCAATGTCCACCATGTGGTTCATGGCCGTAACCAGCGCACCGCATGGGCCTATCGACAAGGCGCTGAGGCTTGCATGCGCGATCTCGAGACGTAGGAGGTGGTCGAGTGACACACCGAGGAAGTGAACCAACGCGGCGCGGATCACGTCGGCGTGACTCACGACGAGGGTCAGCGCTCCGGGGGATTGCACACAAACACTCATCAGCTCTGCGACCACACGTGCCTGGACGTCGAGCATGCGTTCGCCTCCTGGTGCCTGGCCCGCGCTTCTGAAGGTGTTCCAGCGTCGCCAGTTCGGCTCGTCCGCGAGGTCGGTGAAGCGCCGCCCCGTCCAGCGGCCAAAGTCTACCTCGGCGAGCGCAGGGCGTGGCTCGACCTCGGCGCCCAGGGCGGAAGCGAGGATACGCGCCGTTTCGTGGGCGCGAGGCAGTGGGCTCGTCAGCACGCGTTGGATCTTTGCGCCCGCGAGGTGGCGTGCGAGCGCGGCCGCTTGCGACTGTCCCCGCTCGGTCAACGACGTCAGGCTTCGCCCTGCGAGCGTGGCGGGGTCCGCTTGATGTTCGGCGTGCCGGACCAGGAGAAAAGGGGTTGTCGAATTCACGATGCTGTTTCTCCTCGATTGATGATCCCGACGTTGGGGCAGCGACGACCGCTCCTGACGCGGCGGCCGTAGGTGGGGCAGGGCGCTGCGCCCCAGGCTTGCTTGTAGGGCTCCGCACCGCGCAGCAGATCGAAAAGCTCGATGCCTTCGGCGACCGCTTGCTTGCGGACGTGTGCCATCACCAGGGCGCCGGGCCCGGCCGACGCGAAGGCGGGATCGAATCCGCCAAGGTACGCATAGAGCCTCCGCCTGGGCACGTGCTGCGCATCGGCAAAACCGTAGAACACCCCCGCGGGGCGGTCGCCGATGGCGAGGGTATAGAGCCGTACGAGCCCGCGGGCCGAAAGGCCTTTCAGCGCCCGGAATGGTTGTGTGCTTGGTGGCGGCACGCGGCGGGGATTCGCCGAAGGCACAAATAGACCTCTTCCTCAGGATGGTTGGCCAGCGCGAAGCCCGCAGAACGCAGCATGGCCTCGACGCAGGCGCGGTTCGGAATCCACCAGTTCGTCTCGTCGCCGCTGTACTTGTCCTCGACGAAGTGAAGCTTCGGGTATCCGGAAAGGTTAAAGTGCTCGAGTTCCCAAAAGGGGTAATCGGTCTCGATTCGGTTGACTTCCCTGCTGCCTCGCTGCATCGACTGAAATACCATCATGCCGTTCGGCGCAAGCGCGTACTCGTGGATGAGATCGAGGGCCAGAAGGGGGTGACGAAGGTGATACAGAACGCCCATGAACAGGACCACGTCGAAACATTCGCCCAGTGCTGCGACGTCGTAGACACTTAGATTCCTGAACTCGATGTCCTGATGTCCGGTGACCTCGGCTGCGAAGCGGGCTTGCTCGAGGTAGCTATCGTTCGAGTCGATCGCCACCACGCGGCTGGCGCCTCGCTTCTTCATCTCCAACGCATAGAATCCCGCATTGCATCCGATGTCGAGCACACTCCGGCCCGACAGATCTGCAGGCAAAGCGCCGGAAAATCTGTTCCACTTCACCGCGGGATAGTCCCCAAGGAAATGCTCGGGGGCCGTCTTGACGCCGTTGAGGTCGATGTTGTGGAACCACGTACCAAGGTCTCTGACCCTCTTTTCGACCTCGGCACGACTCGATGATGCGCTTGGGGCTCGGTGCGAGGACGGAAGGCTCATGTTTTTGTCTCCAGGCTCATGGCAAAAGTTGGCGTCGTGGGAGGGACGCTCGGGGGGCTGAATCTGCGTTCGTACGCAGGGCGCGACGAAGCGGAGGCCGAAGGAGGGGCACGTCCGAGCAGTAAACGGCTGGCTTCGCGGAATCCGTTCAAGGTGCCCACGTCGACGTACGCCTCGCCGCCTCGAACGCCGATGGCTCTTCCACCCCGAGCAAGGTATGCGTTGACCAGCGTTCCCACGAACTCGTCCCGGCGCCCGCGCGCCTGCCACGGGTCGTGCAGCTCGTGGAACACGTGGCCAGGGCTTTAGAATGCGCCCCAGACCCAATTGCCCGAAGGATCCGTCGGCTTGACCTGAATTTCCCGGATGGTGTCGTCGTCGTTGGTGATGACGATGTCGAATGCCGAAGGATCGGCCACGGGGAAGAGTAGGAACGACAAGTCGTTGTTGGCGAGCTTGGCCAGGCCGTTCTCTGGGAACCAGAGCGTATCCGGCAGGCACACCAGCACATGGTCTTCGGGTTGAATGAACGGCGCGGCTCGAAACAGGGCATCTCAGAGTCGAGATCGTAGAACGCCTTCCGCGGGCGCGGCGCGTCCAGCACGGCGTCAGTGGCGCTCTGCGCGTCGGGGCAGTAGGACGTGACGATGGCGAGATCGGCGTCTCTCAGGACCTCCGTCGCCCGGGAACGCACGGACGCCCAATCGCTGTAGAGCAGCAGCTGCGACGGAGCGGGCAGCGCGAGGACATCCCTGACGTTCGCGTAATACGGCACGTCCCGCTCGAAGAAGACGACCCGGTGGCCGCGGCGGGTGAGCGCACGGATGAGCCCGCGCCAAACAGTGGCGTGCCCGTTCCCCAACGAGGAGGAGACCGTGAGGCCGAATTTTGCAATCTTCATGCCGGACCCCAAGAGCCCTCTCCTCGCGTCGCCACCCATGTTGCTGCTCCTGCTTCTTGCAATTGTGAGGCCACATGCATCCCTTCGCGGAAGCCCGCACGGAAGCAGCAGCTTGGGAGGAGCCGGACAGGGCGTGTTTCTGCCACCCAGGGACGATCTCGTAACCTGGAGTCAACGAAGAAACGTGCGGAGCCGTCCGTCTTCCGCTTCGCCACGCTGAGCTTTGTCGTCTGGAATGGCCTTTGCTTAAGTCCGTTACACGCTGGGGACGAGACGAGGTAAGGGAGGGGCGGAATGTGGAGGACGATGCAGATGGCTGCGGTGGCCCTGCTTTTGGGCGGCTTGATGATCATCAGGCCCAAGGGCGGAGAGCTTCCGAGATTCGGGTGGACACCGTCTGTGTTCGCAGAGGCAGCAGGTCCCTTGAGTTGCTACGAGCAAGCTCAAGAGGAGACGCTGCTCAGTCGCAATGCAGCCCTGCGGCTGTGTCAGGGCGCTGTAGACGTTGGTCCCGTCCGGTGCTTCGATGCGGCCACGGACAACACCTTGCTGTCCGATGACCTGGCGGTCCTGCTGTGTCAGTGCGCGACAGACACCACGCCGGTGGCATGTTTCGAGCGTGCGCAGCGCGAGACCGACCTTTCCGATGAACGCATCGTGGGGTTATGTACCGCCCGCGTGATTGGGACTGTGGGTCCAAACTGCGCCAGGCTGTATTGAACGAGAGACGAACGGCAGTGCTCGCCGTGTCAGCGTTCCACGAGAATGCGGACTTCACCCTGCCGGGCCAGCACGGTCACCCCCACGTCATGCGGGTGACGGACCAACAGGAGGTCCACGGAGGCATTCCCTCCGACGGCCAGGCCCTCGATCCGGAGCTCGTTGATGAAGGGAGGCAGGACCGGATTCCGGAAGACCACCGTTTTGCGGGCTCCTTCCACGCTGAGCCCCAGGCAGGCAGCAAGCAGCATGTGCACCGCGCCCGCGGCCCAGGCCTGCGGCGCGCAGGCCACGGGGTAAAGGGTAGGGCCCTCACCATCGCGCGACGAGAAGCCGCAGAAAAGCTCGGGAAGCCTGTGCAGATCGAAGTAGGTGCTTGCCTTCCATAACCCCGAAAGCAGCTGCAGGGCGGCGTCGCGGCGACCGTAGCGAGCCATGCCGAGCGCCACGAGCGCATTGTCGTGGGGCCAGACCGAGCCGTTATGGTAACTCATGGGGTTGTAGCGAACCTCCCCGCGGGCCAGTGTGCGAAGACCCCAGCCCGAGAACATGCGGTCGCTCATCAGGTGGCGGACGAGGACGGCCACGCGCTCGGTCCGAGCGATCCCTCCGAAGAGCGCGTGCCCCGCGTTCGAGGACAGCACCCGACAGGGGCGCTTTTTGCCGTCGAGCGCCAGGACATAGGCGCCGAGCTCGTCGTCCCAAAAAGCCTCGTCGAAGCGTGCGCGAAGGCTCTCCGCGCGGGCCACGAGCTCGGCGGCGCGCGCAGGCTTTCCAAGGCTGTGCGCGAGATCGGCGGCCGCGCGGTAAGCGGCGTGGACGTAAGCTTGCACCTCGCACAGCGCGATCGGCGGCGCGGCGATGGTCCCGTCCTCGTAGAACACGGAGTCCTGGGAGTCCTTCCAGCCCTGCTGTTCGAGGCCGCCGCGGCTCTGGCGTGCGTATTCGACGAAGCCGTCACCATCGATGTCGCCAAAGTTCATGATCCAGTCCAGCGCCCGTTCCACGTGGGGCCAAAGCTCATCGGCGAGGTCGAGGTCGCCGGTATGCTTGACGTAGGCGCCGGCCAGATACACGAAGAGCGGGGTTGCGTCCACGCTGCCGTAGTAGAGACCGAAGGGAACCTCGTGGAGGTTACACATCTCACCCTCACGCTGTTCGTGGAGGATCTTGCCAGGTTGTGCGTCCCTTGACGGATCGGACTTGTGCGCTTGATGGGCGGCCAAGTGCTTGAGAACGCCCCGTGCTAGCTCGGGGTTCACCCAGAGCGTCTCGAATGCCGTAATGAGCCCGTCACGCCCAAACACATTGCTGAACCAGGGCACGCCGGCGTAGGGATAGGGGCCACTCGGCGTGGAGCTCGTCATCATCTGGAGATCGGCTTCCGAGCGCAGCAGCCACCGATTGAAGGGCTCACTGTCACTGGTCAAACGGCAGTGCTTCCCGCGCAGCTCCGCAATCTCTCTGCGGTTCTGCGCAAGAGCTGCATCGAACGTCGGCCTCGGGGCAGGCTCGGTATCACCCGTCTCGTAGGCGAAGCAGAGGTCGAACTGCGCGGCAGCTCCCGGTCGCAACTGCAAACGGAACAAACCGGAACGCGTCGTGAGCCTTGCGGGGGCAGGTGAGAAAGACACAACCAAGTCCCGGCGGAGGTCGTCGAGACCCACATAGCCGATTCTCACCGTGTCGCTGTCTCCTTGCGAGCCGGCGGGTCTTCCTCGCGCGGGCCGACGGTTGCCGCGGACCTCGAAGATATCGGCGAAGTCGACATCGAAGTGGATCGCGAGGTCGGTGGTCACGGCGGCCAGGCTGTAGTTCGTGACCGAGAGGCGCTCGTGGCAGGCGTTTCCCCACAAAAACTTCTGACGCTGAACGTGCAAGGATCCCCGTGTCACCACCACCTCTCCGTGGTCCATGAGATCCGGGTTGGTCAGATCCACGGTGAGCACGTCATTGTCCTCACGCACGTTCGAGCTCAGCAAAAATGGCCTTCGGGCGCCGATTCTGAGTTCGAGACGCGACAGGTAGCGCGTGCCGCCGCCATAAAGCCCTTGTTCACCGAGGCCGATGGGATGAACGTCACCGAAGCGGTCGAACACCCCAAAGGTGTTTCCGTGTTTGAGCACGCGCGTGCGATCGTCGGCCCGTGAGGACGTCGCCCGAATGTAGTACTCCCCTTGAATGTGTAAAACGTCGTCTTCCAAACGCCCTGGTTGCGGCTCGTCGTCGTTCACGTCATTTCCCCCTGGGTGCACCGGGACGCATGCCGCCTAAAGGGCGGACAGCCCCTTCACAGCCGATTTGTGACCCCGCACGGGACGGGTGGCCGCGAGGGACTCGTAGAGGTCCAGGTAGTCCCTCGCCATGCGCTCCGCCGAGAAGTGCGTCTCGAACCACGCACGACACGCCCTACGGGGCACTTGTCCGAGCGCCGACACGACCTCCACGGCCTCTTGCACGCTGGAGACGATGAAGCCGTTTTTCCCGTGCGCGATGATCTCGGGAACGGAGCCACAGTTGAAGGCCACCACGGGGGTGCCGCACGCCAGCGCCTCGATCATGACGAGTCCGAACGGCTCGGGCCAGTCGATCGGGAACAGGAGTCCGAGGGCGTTACCGAGAAACGCGGCTTTCGCGGCCTCGTCGATCTCGCCCACGAACTCGATGAGCGGGTGATCGAGCAGGGGTTCGATGTGCGTCTCGAAGTAGTGCCTGTCCTGGGCGTCCACTTTCGCGGCCAGTTTGAGAGGCAGGTTTGCACGTTTGGCGATCTCGATGGCGCGATCGGGGCGCTTTTCGGGGGAGACGCGTCCCACGAAGGCGAGATAACCGCCCCCTCCGTCGCCGAGCGGCAAGAGGTCGCGCGGGAGCCCGTGGTGCACGGTGCCCACCCAGTTGCACCAGGGCAGAGGCTGCCGCTGCGCATCCGAGATCGAGACCAGGGGTGTTTCGGGATAGTTCTTGTAGAGCGGCGCGAGCGCGGGAAGGTCCAGTCTGCCGTGCAAAGTGGTGACATGGGGAAGCCCCAGTCGGCTGACCAGGGGCAGGTGCAGGCAATCCACGTGGAAGTGCACGAGGTCGAAGTCGAGACTGCGCCGAAAGACGTCTTCCAACATGCCCAGATGGTGAGGGACCGCGTCCGTGCAGCCGCTCAACCGCAGGGCCCCTTCCACGCAGGGCACGAGGTGGGCTGACGTCCGGCTGTCACCGCTGGCGTACAGGGTAACGTCGTGGCCAAGACGCACGAGCTCTTCGGTCAGATACGAGACCACGCGCTCCGTTCCGCCGTAGAGTTTGGGAGGAACACTTTCGAAGAGCGGAGCGACCTGTGCGATCTTCATAATGCCTCGTTTCTGCTGGAGTGACGGCTGTGTCGAGAGTAACGAGTTTTGCAAAGCTCGGGCCAGGTACCTCCGGCGCCCGGGCGTCCCCCTGGGCGGCGGGGCTTCAAGCGGGCCGACACACGGCCTGCGCTTCGACGGCCAGGAAGGGCACCGGTAGGAACGCCGCGGGGTCCACGTGCAAGCGCGCGCCATAAATGGTACGACCGGGGCCCATGTTCGATCCGGTTGTCACTCTGCGCCAACGCTTCGCCACAGCCCTGCACGCCGCCTTCGGGGACGAAGTGGCCGGGACCGATCCCGCCATCCATCGCTCCGCACACGCCGACTACCAGGCCGATGTGGCGATGGCCCTCGCCAAGCGCCTCAAGCGCAGCCCGCGCGATGTGGCCCAGGCGCTGCTGGCCCAGCTGCAACCCGATGACGTGGTGGCCTCGGCCGAAGTGTCGGGGCCGGGGTTCATCAATCTGGCCCTGCAACCAGCCTACCTCGAAGCGTGCCTTGCCGGCATGAGCGCCGACGCCCGCCTGGGCGTTGCGAAAGCCGCCAATCCCGACACCGTGGTCATCGACCACTCGGCCCCGAACGTCGCCAAAGAGATGCACGTGGGCCACCTGCGCAGCACGATCATTGGTGACGTGATCGCCCGCGTGCTTGGGTTTGCAGGGCACAAGGTGATTCGACAGAACCACATCGGCGATTGGGGCACGCCCTTCGGCATGCTGATCGAGCACATGCTCGATACGGCCACCACGCAATCCGTCTCGTCCGTGCAGGAGTTGGTGGCGCTCTACAGAGCTTCGCGCGCCAAGTTCGACGCCGACCCCGCGTTCGCCGAACGGGCCCGTCACCGCGTGGTGCTGCTGCAAGGGGGAGACGAAGCCACGCGGGCGTTGTGGGGCAAGCTCATCGCGATCTCCGTCGAGCACTTCACCTCGCTTTACGAGCAACTCAACGTTGACCTCCGACCTCGGGACGTGCGGGGGGAGAGCGCCTACAACGACGACCTGGCAATCGTGGTGGCCGAGCTCGAAGCGCAAGGGCTTGCGCGCGAGAGCGAAGGTGCGATCTGCGTGTTTCCCGAGGGCTTCCTCGGCCGTGAGGGCGAGCCCGTGCCGCTCATCGTGCGCAAGCAGGACGGTGGCTACGGCTACGCCACCACGGATCTAGCCGCCGTACGCTACCGCGTGGGAACCCTTCAGGCCACGCGGATCGTGGTGGTGGTGGGGGCTCCCCAAAGTCAGCACTTGGCCATGGTCTTCGCCGTGGCCCGCAGCGCGGGCTGGGCACCCGCGCCGGTGCGGCTCGAGCACGTGGCCTTCGGATCGGTGCTGGGCCCCGACAAAAAGATGTTCAAGACCCGGGCGGGTGACACCGTGAGTCTTGCCTCGTTGGGCGAAGAGGCGGTGGAGCGGGCACGCAAGGCCGTAAGCGCTAAGTCTGCCGACCTGTCCCCCGAACGCCAGGAGGCCATCGCCCGCGCGGTGGGCATCGGCGCCGTAAAGTATGCCGATCTCTCGAACGATCGGATCAAGGACTACGTGTTCGACTGGGATCGCATGTTGGCCTTCGATGGCAACACGGCGCCTTACTTGATGTACGCTCACGCGCGCATCCGCTCGATTCTGCGCAAGGCAGAGGTGGTCGAGACCCAGCTTGGGCCCGCAACGCTCGAAGCCCCGCAGGAAAAGGCTCTGGCGCTCCAGCTGCTGCAGTTTGCGAGCGTCATCGACAAGACCGTCGAAACGCTGCAGCCGCATCGGTTGTGCTTGTTTCTCTACGATGTGGCCACGACGTTCACGGCCTTTTACGAGCACTGCCCGGTGTTGAAGGCCGAAGGCCAGGTGCGCGCGTCGCGCTTGGCGCTGTGTAGCGTGACGGCCCGTGTGTTGGGACAGGGGCTGGCGCTCTTGGGAATCGAAGCGCCCGAGCAGATGTGAGGCGACGATGGCGGGGCGGGACAAACCGGGACATCGGCAACCGCCGCACCCTCCACCCCAGCCCGTGCTCGAGGAGCAGACCCTTCTTGCGCGCGTGAACCAAAGCTTGCAAGGCCGTGGGCTTGCAGGCCCCCGACGCCGCGAGTTGCCCGAACAGTACGCGCGTGAGCTCATCGGTTTGCGCGACGAGATTGCCGAGGCGCGCCTCGAGGACGTTCCGGCCCTGGTGGCACAGATGGAACGGCTCCAGGAGGTGGGCGCACGACGCGTGCAGGTGCAGGAACTGCTCGTGGATACGGCTTCCCCTTACTTCGGTCACCTGCGGCTCCGCGAACAGGTCGCGGGCCGCGCCGAGGTGACCCGCGACGTGCTGATCGGCCGCGCCACCTTCATCGATCCCAAGGCGCGGGTGAACATCGTCGATTGGCGAGACGCCCCGGCCAGTCAGCTTTACTACCGCTACGAGGAAGGTGACGACTACGCCGAGACCTTTGGCACCCGCGAGGTCGAGGGTGTGATCGAGGCCCGGCGGACCGTGACGATCACCGAGGGGAAGCTCTTGCGTGTGGCCACGGCCGAGGAGGTCTGGGTGCCCGATGCCACCGCGCCTGCGGGGTGGCGGGTCGAGCCGCCCGAGGTGGCCAGCCTGCAGGGCGGGGAGCTGACGGCCCGCAGGCCGGACGGAACGGGCGTGCTTGGCGCAGGGCCCGGCGGTCAGCAACGCCTGGACCGGCATTTGCCCGAGATCGCGGCGCTCATCGATCCGCGGCAGTTCGAGCTCATCACGAAGCCCTCTTCGGGATTGGTGGTGATTCAAGGGGGTGCGGGCAGTGGGAAGACCACGATCGGCCTTCACCGCATCGCCTACCTCAACTTCAATCACCCCGAGGCGTTTTCTCCGAAGCGCATGCTGGTCGTGACCTTCGGGGCGGCCCTCGCGGCGTACATCAGCCAGGTGCTGCCGGCGCTCGGGGTCGAGGGGGTGCGCGTGGTGACCTTCGGCGCCTGGGCGGTCAACGAACTTGGCAAGTGCCTGCCGGCGCTCGAGTTCAGGCTGGTCGAGGATTCACCTCCCGCCGTCACGCGGGTCAAGAGCCATCCGGCGGTATTGCACGAGCTCGAGCGGCGCACGCGTGAGGCCCTGGCGGATCGGCGCAAGCTGTCTCGCCGGGCCACGCTCGAGCTCTGGGCCGAGCTGATGACCGACAAGCCGGCGCTCCTGCAGCTCCTCACGAGCGACCCGGAGATGCCCTTGCCCGCGGCCGATGTCGAAGCCGCCCACGAGCACATGGGGGTGCGCACGGCGGCCCTGCTCGAGCGAGACGCGTCGGTTCGCCGCGAAGAACGCATCGAGGCGCATCGGCGTGAGCGCTTCGGCGCCCCCGAAGACGACGAGGTTCGGGGCGACGTGGGCGTGGACGGTGAGCGCACCGAGGATCGGAGGGGCCTTCTGGATCTCGAGGATGTCGCCTTGCTCTTGCGCGTGCATCAGTTGCTCCACGGCCCCCGCAAGGAGCTGGCGCATCTGTTCGTCGACGAGGCTCAAGATCTGTCGCCCGTGGAGCTGGCTGTACTGATCGGGGGCGCCTCCAAGCGTCGATCGGTCACGCTGGCCGGAGATACCGCGCAACGCTTGTTCTTGGACAACGGCTTTGGCGATTGGCGTTCGGTGCTGCGGCACCTCGGCCTTGCGCACGTGGCGGTCGAGCCCCTCAGGATTGCGTACCGCTCGACGCGGCAGATCATGCAGCTCGCCCGCCACGCCATGGGCCCCCTGCTTTCGGGTGAGCCTCCTCAGGCCCCTCGGGCAGGCGCCCCGGTGGAGGTGCACAGCTTTACCGGCACAGGCCCCGCGGTGGCCTTTTTGGCCGAAGCGCTCCGCCCGCTTTTCGTACGTGAACCACGGGCCACCGTGGCGTTGCTTGCACGCCACCCCGAGCAGGCCGATCGGTACTTCGAGGGCCTGCGCCGGGCCGAGGTGCCGTCGTTGCGGCGCGTGCGCGCGCAGGAGTTCGCGTTTCGCCCCGGCATCGAGGTCACCGAGATTCGCCAGGTCAAGGGGCTCGAGTTCGACTACGTGGTGATGCTCGACGTGAACGCCACCACCTTCGGGACTGACGACGAGTCCCGACACCTCTTCCACATCGCGGCCACACGGGCCGCTTACCAGCTGTGGCTGCTCGTTACCGACAGGCCCAGCGCCCTCATTCCGGACGCACGAGACCTCCCACCACGCGCACCTTGAACGGGATGTCGTAGCGTTCGAGGACCACCTCCGCCGCCATGAGCATGTCTTTGGCGAGCCCGTGCGGCGGGACCGCACAATCGAGCTCGAAGCGCACCGCCTTGCCGGCGTACTGCGGGTACTGCTCGAGGAAAAATCCATCCGCCACGTACCCCAGATAGCGATCGATTTTTTCCTGGAGCTGGCGCAGCTGCGGCTCACCGTGGCTCCAGTCCCGATCCTCCACCATCAGGAGCACCACGGTGTCTGTCTCGGGATCGACGCGGATGAGGTCGACCACCGTGGGGAAGGCCACGCCGCGGCCGCCGAACTCTTCCTTCAACTGCTCGGGTGTGATGCGTTCCATCGAAGGCTGTAAAGCCTAGCAGCGCCCGGGGGCCCTGCCCACCCGTACGCGCCAGCCACCGCGTGACGTCTCAGGCGCAGCTGTCGCCCTGGGTCGCAAAGGTCGCGGCCGGGGGCGAAGGGGCGCTGGGTGCAGGCGCGGGCGCTTGCCTGGCGGGCGTTCCCACGAGCAAGCGCACGGCGGTGGCCGCGGCCGCGAGTCCGAAGGCAGCGGGCACGAAGGCGATCGAGCCCTCGATCCTGTTGCGGTGTTCGCAGCTGTGCAGGCCGTTGTCGCCGCTGGGGCACACGCAGCGGAAGCCCCCGTCGTCGTAGTCGAGCGCGCGTGGCTCGATGGGCAACTCATCCGAGAACACGGCGTGGATGCCCGTGGGCCGGCTGGCGTCCAGACCGTAGGTGCGCTTGAGCGCCTTGCGGATCGCAGCCGCGAAGGGATCGTTGAAGGTCTCACATAGATCCACCACCCGCACCCGGGTGGGATCCACGCGGGCCGCCGCCCCCATCGACGACACCAAGCGAATGTTGCGCCGGAGGCACGTGACCATGAGGTGCATTTTGGCCGTGATGTTGTCGATGGCGTCCACCACCAGGTCAGGCTCGGGGCAGAGCAGCTGGTCCGCGTTGTTGGCGGCGTAGAAGGCCGCGCGCGGGACGATCTGCGCATCGGGGTTGATGGCGGCCAGCCGTTCGGCCATCACGTTGACCTTGGGTTTGCCCAGCGTGCCCTTCATGGCGTGCAGCTGGCGGTTCGTGTTCGTCACGCAGATGCGGTCGAAGTCCACCAGGAAGACCCGGCCCACCCCCGAGCGTACGAGCGCCTCGGCAGCGTGAGAGCCCACACCGCCGCAGCCGAACACGGTCACGGTCGAGTGGGCGAGGCGGGCAAGCCCCTGGTCTCCCAAAAGGCGGGCGGTGCGGTCGAAACGTCGGTGGGTGGTCACGGCG encodes the following:
- a CDS encoding amylo-alpha-1,6-glucosidase produces the protein MNDDEPQPGRLEDDVLHIQGEYYIRATSSRADDRTRVLKHGNTFGVFDRFGDVHPIGLGEQGLYGGGTRYLSRLELRIGARRPFLLSSNVREDNDVLTVDLTNPDLMDHGEVVVTRGSLHVQRQKFLWGNACHERLSVTNYSLAAVTTDLAIHFDVDFADIFEVRGNRRPARGRPAGSQGDSDTVRIGYVGLDDLRRDLVVSFSPAPARLTTRSGLFRLQLRPGAAAQFDLCFAYETGDTEPAPRPTFDAALAQNRREIAELRGKHCRLTSDSEPFNRWLLRSEADLQMMTSSTPSGPYPYAGVPWFSNVFGRDGLITAFETLWVNPELARGVLKHLAAHQAHKSDPSRDAQPGKILHEQREGEMCNLHEVPFGLYYGSVDATPLFVYLAGAYVKHTGDLDLADELWPHVERALDWIMNFGDIDGDGFVEYARQSRGGLEQQGWKDSQDSVFYEDGTIAAPPIALCEVQAYVHAAYRAAADLAHSLGKPARAAELVARAESLRARFDEAFWDDELGAYVLALDGKKRPCRVLSSNAGHALFGGIARTERVAVLVRHLMSDRMFSGWGLRTLARGEVRYNPMSYHNGSVWPHDNALVALGMARYGRRDAALQLLSGLWKASTYFDLHRLPELFCGFSSRDGEGPTLYPVACAPQAWAAGAVHMLLAACLGLSVEGARKTVVFRNPVLPPFINELRIEGLAVGGNASVDLLLVRHPHDVGVTVLARQGEVRILVER
- a CDS encoding TIGR04290 family methyltransferase, which gives rise to MSLPSSHRAPSASSSRAEVEKRVRDLGTWFHNIDLNGVKTAPEHFLGDYPAVKWNRFSGALPADLSGRSVLDIGCNAGFYALEMKKRGASRVVAIDSNDSYLEQARFAAEVTGHQDIEFRNLSVYDVAALGECFDVVLFMGVLYHLRHPLLALDLIHEYALAPNGMMVFQSMQRGSREVNRIETDYPFWELEHFNLSGYPKLHFVEDKYSGDETNWWIPNRACVEAMLRSAGFALANHPEEEVYLCLRRIPAACRHQAHNHSGR
- a CDS encoding histidine phosphatase family protein — encoded protein: MNSTTPFLLVRHAEHQADPATLAGRSLTSLTERGQSQAAALARHLAGAKIQRVLTSPLPRAHETARILASALGAEVEPRPALAEVDFGRWTGRRFTDLADEPNWRRWNTFRSAGQAPGGERMLDVQARVVAELMSVCVQSPGALTLVVSHADVIRAALVHFLGVSLDHLLRLEIAHASLSALSIGPCGALVTAMNHMVDIGDAVRAHEPAKRTS
- a CDS encoding peptidoglycan-binding protein; the encoded protein is MRPNNGGSTGDDVKVGATNGSEKPGVRMRRTAEKEKDGSEGKAQGAWMKTGGSSTAAMGNDALLPEETINAVQTALQTEGFYQGEVDGIVGPKTSNALRAYQRQQNLEATGRLDAETIRQLGVNLPGSEVQPVRGVDQEADMQGQGQGGSSGTRDGTLDTTRPSDGTQQPPMERTSPPTSPDDDADDMEMTPPDLDGTDPGTGSPGTGTGGGMDSGSTGGGY
- a CDS encoding GNAT family N-acetyltransferase, giving the protein MPPPSTQPFRALKGLSARGLVRLYTLAIGDRPAGVFYGFADAQHVPRRRLYAYLGGFDPAFASAGPGALVMAHVRKQAVAEGIELFDLLRGAEPYKQAWGAAPCPTYGRRVRSGRRCPNVGIINRGETAS
- a CDS encoding S1C family serine protease; this translates as MLFPRFASHMLCLGLALGTGYAIGQHAPERRDAAPVSDREDFAITPVSGQASAPPSDDVRAQLPSPLHAVTERPISRALHAAVGIRAGRSYGAGVLVSPQGHVLTVNHVLEPGTVPRVSVAGEAWQSAKVVSTDIAADLALLQIDAIPPAARPASLGSVTRCAPGDRVFTIGSPANMNFSVAQGGLAFVGRRFGRFRYLQTDLPIHPGNSGGPLFDEEGHVIGLMTFVLRHGPDLGFAIPIDYALSRLAGLERPSSSVFDSWARARNEALF